In Aspergillus nidulans FGSC A4 chromosome IV, a single window of DNA contains:
- a CDS encoding uncharacterized protein (transcript_id=CADANIAT00000326), whose protein sequence is MPSIRDNDLRKSPEYCHYLEAVKDGELTLPDFKIDDNGVPDIHPYEVYCRVKGCLKRTSLTSQVAWYEGLFEGTVLPTPTPTKKRKRAATKSKDHNTKGVENSNEGEAGNDQDNGEGPSSGPSAVRVARQLNQLVRKEPYPARPVATQRAKPYCEFWRFFSSIDEAKGASMQPHMDNAKETSNEESVLNKENEHENEEEKAAEPEEVQGDGRHVSEHLAITPFAQLNSGEDNSIATNLDLRDFGLNLESI, encoded by the exons ATGCCGAGCATTCGCGATAACGATCTCCGAAAGTCCCCAGAGTACTGTCACTATCTCGAGGCAGTTAAGGACGGGGAGCTTACGCTGCCGGATTTCAAGATA GACGACAATGGCGTGCCTGATATCCATCCATATGAAGTCTACTGCCGAGTGAAGGGATGCCTCAAGCGTACA TCCCTGACTAGTCAAGTAGCATGGTATGAAGGCTTGTTTGAAGGCACTGTTCTCCCAACCCCGACTCCTaccaagaagcgcaagcgagCTGC CACCAAGTCCAAGGACCACAATACTAAGGGTGTCGAGAATTC CAACGAGGgtgaagctggaaatgatcagGACAATGGCGAGGGCCC TTCAAGTGGTCC ATCCGCCGTGAGGGTAGCAAGGCAGCTAAATCAgctggtgagaaaggaaCCATACCCTGCAAGACCTGTCGCAACGCAAAGGGCAAAG CCATATTGCGAGTTTTGGCGCTTTTTCTCATCGATTGACGAGGCAAAGGGAGCGAGTATGCAACCTC ACATGGATAATGCAAAAGAGACAAGCAATGAAGAAAGTG TCTTAAACAAGGAAAATGAGCATGAAaatgaggaggaaaaggctgctGAGCCCGAGGAAGTGCAGGGTGATGGCAGACATG TCTCTGAACACCTTGCAATCACTCCGTTTGCGCAGCTGAACAGTGGTGAGGATAATAGTA TTGCAACTAACCTGGATCTCAGAGACTTTGGCCTCAATCTAGAATCTATCTAG
- a CDS encoding uncharacterized protein (transcript_id=CADANIAT00000327) — MSTTPQIPGAIDVPEQNGYTYIVPLDPNRTQYHARQLERYDAQSPYIRGRVTRIQYQCSGVRICSYLHPNLRNMHHYKVTEDDWNYIRQERQLIEETEMDPKKQKAISHFFGVLRVFKRHQACRPQQVGCAPKMVLGEAALIYREKLAFYPDGQDLNALQLECDRNEYLKHYVREIYHEGDITIIICILQDQAKLFQSLRSFEVDMSFKRVREGRFNEVIFAVFLEDHGKVITLLRAFMNQQTGRAYYFLFKKVFEMIHDLSGHPVQFFHLHGTGIETIVVDMDEGQRDVLFKAMISLLHAPTRAQYMDILEQLLEDPTPGVATWAEHKLHPHFNQTRMHTNAGEQTHQKSYAFSGKHLPILKAVTSAYFLDVRDMHQYSVRIHYNITHSYRPDDEISRITENLIRDQRRTTPVIR; from the exons ATGTCTACAACTCCGCAAATTCCAGGTGCTATTGACGTTCCAGAACAG AACGGCTATACCTATATTGTCCCACTTGATCCGAACCGG ACTCAATACCATGCTCGCCAGTTGGAGCGTTATGATGCTCAATCACCCTATATTCGAGGCAGGGTTACTCGAATACAGTACCAGTGTTCAGGCGTTCGAATATGCTCTTATCTCCATCCTAACCTTAGAAATATGCACCATTACAAGGTtacagaagatgactggaaCTATATCCGACAGGAGCGACAACTTAttgaagagacagaaatGGATCCTAAAAAACAGAAAGCAATCTC ACATTTCTTTGGTGTGCTTCGTGTATTTAAGAGACATCAAGCTTGTCGGCCGCAACAAGTAGGGTGTGCTCCTAAGATGGTACTTGGCGAAGCT GCTCTTATTTACCGGGAGAAGCTTGCATTTTATCCTGATGGCCAAGATCTTAATGCACTACAACTAGAATGCGACCGGAATGAATATCTTAAG CATTATGTGCGAGAAATCTATCATGAAGGTGATATTACAATTATTATTTGTATATTGCAAGATCAGGCCAAGCTATTTCAAAGCCTACGCTCATTTGAAGTTGACATGTCCTTCAAACGCGTACGTGAGGGCAGGTTTAACGAGgttatctttgctgtttttTTAGAGGATCATGGAAAAG TTATCACACTCCTTCGTGCGTTTATGAACCAACAAACAGGCCGTGCCTACTATTTTCTATTTAAAAAGGTCTTTGAGATGATTCATGATCTTTCAGGCCATCCAGTACAgtttttccatcttcatgGAACCGGCATTGAAACTATCgttgttgatatggatgaaggACAGAGGGAcg TCTTATTTAAGGCAATGATTAGTCTTTTACATGCCCCTACCCGAGCCCAGTATATGGATATTTTAGAGCAATTACTAG AGGATCCAACTCCAGGCGTGGCAACTTGGGCTGAACATAAGCTGCATCCG CATTTTAATCAAACCCGTATGCATACCAATGCAGGTGAACAAACCCACCAAAAATCATATGCTTTTAGTGGGAAGCACCTACCAATTCTAAAGGCAGTTACTAG TGCATATTTTCTTGATGTACGAGATATGCATCAGTACTCTGTGCGGATACATTATAACATTACCCATTCCTATCGGCCAGACGATGAGATCTCAAGAATTACAGAGAATTTAATCAGGGACC AAAGAAGAACGACCCCCGTAATCAGGTAA
- a CDS encoding putative serine peptidase, family S28 (transcript_id=CADANIAT00000324), with protein MRFNPLISTAFVASLASFASGLGLRSDLAKSLQLAAELGLDSDLLLKDSQSFRTAVTQTNPPAEYVLVDSRFLMTMCTGSNALQLPIDHHNPAIGTFRNRYWVNDAYYVPGGPVVLYDVGEADGEPSVAHLRSNSSFLPPILQEFGAIGIVWEHRSVVSTKVETRIEIDRNRYYGDSLPYPVNNNTLPEHLIYLTTRQALADIPAFAENFTRPGLQEYDLTPASTPWVMIGGSYPGARAAFARNEYPDTIFASFAASAPVQAQINMSIYYEQVYRSMVANGFRSCASNIHAALEYIDNQLSQNDTAASIKQLFFGPGAEKNSNEDFTHALAVIYGSFQAYGMDGPAGSLGEFCRYLESDPVTGQPAETEGLALRHGYKHLAERWAEWPIFTQLINVNYETNCKGLDKSVAPSCELNKPTTNPTAIAWTWQYCTEWGFYQSNNEGVHSLLSRYQTLEFQQVMCNRQFPEAVKNGLLPPQPRVDALNAEFGGWNIRPSNVYFSAGEFDPWRTLTLLSGEQFSLQLNVTSDVPRCGVRTGPDTVFGWAPCGRMSSQHSIL; from the exons ATGCGATTCAACCCGTTGATCTCAACCGCATTCGTGGCCTCGCTTGCCAGCTTTGCCTCCGGGCTTGGGTTGCGCTCTGACTTGGCAAAGAGCTTGCagctggctgctgagctgggGTTGGATTCGGATCTTCTGCTGAAAGATTCCCAGTCGTTCCGGACAGCCGTCACGCAGACCAACCCTCCAGCTGAATATGTTTTGGTAGACTCTCGCTTTTTGATGACCATGTGTACGGGATCtaatgctctgcagctcccTATTGATCACCATAACCCCGCTATCGGAACCTTCCGAAATCGCTACTGGGTGAACGATGCGTACTATGTGCCGGGAGGGCCAGTGGTTTTGTATGATGTGGGTGAGGCTGATGGAGAGCCGAGTGTTGCTCATCTCAGATCGAATTCTTCGTTCTTACCACCTATACTCCAAGAGTTCGGCGCGATAGGAATTGTCTGGGAGCATCGGTCAGTCGTCTCCACTAAAGTTGAAACGAGGATAGAGATTGACAGAAACAGGTATTATGGAGATTCGTTACCATATCCTGTCAATAACAACACCCTGCCAGAGCATTTGATATATCTCACTACGAGACAGGCACTCGCAGATATCCCTGCCTTCGCGGAGAATTTCACCCGTCCAGGTCTCCAGGAATACGACTTGACCCCGGCCTCAACTCCTTGGGTTATGATAGGAGGCTCGTATCCGGGCGCACGCGCTGCATTTGCTCGCAATGAATATCCAGATACGATATTTGCTTCGTTCGCTGCCTCGGCGCCGGTTCAGGCGCAGATCAATATGAGCATCTATTATGAGCAAGTTTATCGATCAATGGTCGCGAACGGATTCCGAAGCTGCGCTTCAAATATTCACGCGGCTCTTGAATATATCGATAACCAGCTCTCTCAGAACGATACAGCGGCGTCAATCAAacagctcttcttcggcccCGGCGCCGAGAAGAACTCAAATGAGGACTTCACACACGCCCTTGCGGTGATTTACGGCTCCTTCCAAGCTTATGGTATGGACGGTCCTGCTGGATCGCTGGGCGAGTTTTGTCGTTACCTCGAGTCAGATCCGGTGACGGGGCAGCCCGCGGAAACCGAAGGCCTGGCATTAAGACACGGATATAAGCACCTAGCGGAGCGTTGGGCTGAGTGGCCGATATTTACACAATTAATCAACGTGAATTACGAGACAAACTGCAAGGGTCTGGATAAGTCAGTTGCACCGTCTTGCGAGCTGAACAAGCCCACAACGAATCCAACCGCCATCGCCTGGACCTGGCAGTACTGCACGGAGTGGGGTTTTTACCAGAGCAACAACGAGGGAGTCcactccctgctttctcgatACCAGACCCTGGAATTTCAACAGGTCATGTGTAACCGGCAATTCCCCGAGGCCGTAAAGAACGGTCTTCTCCCTCCGCAGCCACGGGTAGATGCCCTCAACGCGGAGTTCGGCGGTTGGAACATCCGGCCATCGAACGTATACTTCAGTGCAGGCGAATTCGACCCCTGGAGGACACTGACGTTATTATCGGGGGAGCAGTTCTCCCTGCAGCTTAACGTTACGTCGGACGTCCCTCGGTGCGGGGTGCGGACCGGCCCAGACACGGTGTTTGG ATGGGCACCTTGTGGGAGAATGAGCAGTCAGCATAGCATTCTGTAA
- a CDS encoding uncharacterized protein (transcript_id=CADANIAT00000325) translates to MSTTPQIPGAIDVPEQNGYTYIVPLDPNRTQYHARQLERYDAQSPYIRGRVTRIQYQCSGVRICSYLHPNLRNMHHYKVTEDDWNYIRQERQLIEETEMDPKKQKAISHFFGVLRVFKRHQACRPQQVGCAPKMVLGEAALIYREKLAFYPDGQDLNALQLECDRNEYLKHYVREIYHEGDITIIICILQDQAKLFQSLRSFEVDMSFKRVREGRFNEVIFAVFLEDHGKVITLLRAFMNQQTGRAYYFLFKKVFEMIHDLSGHPVQFFHLHGTGIETIVVDMDEGQRDVLFKAMISLLHAPTRAQYMDILEQLLEDPTPGVATWAEHKLHPHFNQTRMHTNAGEQTHQKSYAFSGKHLPILKAVTSAYFLDVRDMHQYSVRIHYNITHSYRPDDEISRITENLIRDQRKRRRNQEIEEEENIEGVLPRRARPSRSFSSSGSPRPRRSRSSTRGRSYTRGVSRSSTPQRSPSLAQIASQNYRDQQASHEQHILDLRERQARLDRYEVETRLMQQRLLQPTSPQLVGVNPVQYPPLPGYLPSSSQLVNPGPVYVPQMTGALPYVPSQAPFVPSTETSHQLVYQDSQARSFSTVSC, encoded by the exons ATGTCTACAACTCCGCAAATTCCAGGTGCTATTGACGTTCCAGAACAG AACGGCTATACCTATATTGTCCCACTTGATCCGAACCGG ACTCAATACCATGCTCGCCAGTTGGAGCGTTATGATGCTCAATCACCCTATATTCGAGGCAGGGTTACTCGAATACAGTACCAGTGTTCAGGCGTTCGAATATGCTCTTATCTCCATCCTAACCTTAGAAATATGCACCATTACAAGGTtacagaagatgactggaaCTATATCCGACAGGAGCGACAACTTAttgaagagacagaaatGGATCCTAAAAAACAGAAAGCAATCTC ACATTTCTTTGGTGTGCTTCGTGTATTTAAGAGACATCAAGCTTGTCGGCCGCAACAAGTAGGGTGTGCTCCTAAGATGGTACTTGGCGAAGCT GCTCTTATTTACCGGGAGAAGCTTGCATTTTATCCTGATGGCCAAGATCTTAATGCACTACAACTAGAATGCGACCGGAATGAATATCTTAAG CATTATGTGCGAGAAATCTATCATGAAGGTGATATTACAATTATTATTTGTATATTGCAAGATCAGGCCAAGCTATTTCAAAGCCTACGCTCATTTGAAGTTGACATGTCCTTCAAACGCGTACGTGAGGGCAGGTTTAACGAGgttatctttgctgtttttTTAGAGGATCATGGAAAAG TTATCACACTCCTTCGTGCGTTTATGAACCAACAAACAGGCCGTGCCTACTATTTTCTATTTAAAAAGGTCTTTGAGATGATTCATGATCTTTCAGGCCATCCAGTACAgtttttccatcttcatgGAACCGGCATTGAAACTATCgttgttgatatggatgaaggACAGAGGGAcg TCTTATTTAAGGCAATGATTAGTCTTTTACATGCCCCTACCCGAGCCCAGTATATGGATATTTTAGAGCAATTACTAG AGGATCCAACTCCAGGCGTGGCAACTTGGGCTGAACATAAGCTGCATCCG CATTTTAATCAAACCCGTATGCATACCAATGCAGGTGAACAAACCCACCAAAAATCATATGCTTTTAGTGGGAAGCACCTACCAATTCTAAAGGCAGTTACTAG TGCATATTTTCTTGATGTACGAGATATGCATCAGTACTCTGTGCGGATACATTATAACATTACCCATTCCTATCGGCCAGACGATGAGATCTCAAGAATTACAGAGAATTTAATCAGGGACC AAAGAAAACGACGCCGTAatcaggagattgaggaagaggaaaatatAGAAGGAGTACTACCTAGAAGAGCACGTCCTTCTAGatctttctcatcctctggATCTCCACGGCCACGCCGCTCCAGGTCTAGTACCAGGGGTAGGAGTTATACTAGAGGAGTAAGCCGAAGTTCTACACCACAGCG GTCTCCATCCCTAGCCCAGATTGCTTCTCAGAACTATCGCGATCAGCAGGCTAGCCATGAACAACATATACTTGATCTTCGTGAGCGCCAAGCACGTCTAGATCGATATGAGGTAGAGACTCGGCTTATGCAGCAGCGTCTACTACAGCCAACTAGTCCTCAACTAGTTGGTGTAAATCCAGTGCAATATCCACCTCTACCTGGATATTTACCATCTAGTTCACAACTAGTCAACCCGGGCCCAGTATATGTTCCGCAGATGACTGGAGCTCTGCCATACGTGCCCTCTCAAGCACCATTTGTTCCATCTACAGAGACTAGTCACCAACTAGTCTATCAAGACTCACAGG CACGAAGTTTTTCCACGGTATCTTgttaa
- a CDS encoding protein CYP52H1 (transcript_id=CADANIAT00000328), with protein MWSPFLEVAKALREGHVVEFITQKYNEYGWTFEQNVLGRSGISTIEPENLKALLATQFNDFCLGTREREFGPLLGQGIFTLDGAGWSHSRALLRPQFTRDQVADLDLMESHISRLIELVPKDGSAFDIQRLFFLMTLDSSTHFLFGESVHCMDEGNVLARSTVNNAQGFANAFNTALDYLNWRSVAGNFYWMITSKEFRDANKRVHEVVDYYVHQAIEAKRHPEKKEPGRYIFAEALAADNDNPKVLRDNMLNILLAGRDTTASLLSSAFFYLSRHPAVWEKLRRVIIEEFGDVQNPKGEITHAKLKDLPYLRYVLNEVLRLQPPVPLNLRVAVKDTSLPVGGGPDGKSPVFVEKDQPVLYSVYAMHRRKDLWGPDADSFRPERWEENAKHGWEYLPFNGGPRICLGQQYALTEASYTMVRLMQRFSKVENGEPGLDEPLIRATLTMSHENGVKVRFKLQHVRRKPSPLQTCTR; from the exons ATGTGGTCTCCGTTCCTCGAGGTCGCTAAAGCACTTCGAGAGGGCCACGTGGTGGAATTTATTACTCAAAAATACAACGAATATGGATGGACATTTGAGCAAAATGTGCTGGGCCGCTCGGGGATTTCGACCATCGAGCCAGAGAACTTGAAGGCTTTGTTGGCCACCCAATTCAATGACTTTTGTCTTGGGACTCGAGAGCGCGAGTTTGGCCCACTACTTGGCCAAGGCATCTTCACTCTTGATGGTGCCGGCTGGTCCCATTCGCGGGCTTTGCTTCGACCGCAGTTTACGCGTGACCAG GTTGCCGATCTAGATCTGATGGAATCTCATATTTCCCGCCTGATCGAGCTTGTGCCCAAAGACGGTTCAGCCTTTGATATCCAGCGACTCTTTTTCCTCATGACGCTGGATTCGTCCACTCATTTTCTATTTGGCGAGTCCGTGCACTGTATGGATGAAGGCAATGTACTTGCTCGATCGACCGTCAACAATGCACAAGGCTTCGCCAATGCCTTCAATACCGCACTCGATTATCTCAACTGGCGGAGCGTGGCCGGGAACTTCTATTGGATGATAACAAGCAAAGAATTTCGTGACGCCAACAAGCGCGTCCATGAGGTCGTTGACTACTACGTACATCAAGCAATCGAGGCCAAAAGGCACcctgagaagaaggagccCGGGAGATATATCTTCGCTGAGGCTCTTGCTGCCGACAATGACAACCCGAAAGTTCTCCGAGACAACATGCTCAACATTCTCCTAGCAGGCCGTGACACGACCGCCAGTCTCCTCAGCTCCGCGTTTTTCTACCTCTCTCGCCATCCTGCTGTCTGGGAAAAACTGCGTCGAGTAATCATTGAAGAGTTTGGTGACGTCCAAAACCCAAAGGGAGAAATTACCCACGCCAAATTGAAAGATCTTCCGTACTTACGATACGTCTTGAATGAAG TACTCCGCCTCCAACCGCCAGTCCCACTGAACCTCCGCGTCGCAGTCAAAGACACCTCCCTTCCGGTCGGCGGTGGTCCTGACGGCAAGAGCCCAgtcttcgtcgagaaggACCAACCAGTCCTCTACAGCGTCTACGCCATGCACCGCCGCAAGGATCTTTGGGGTCCCGATGCTGACTCTTTCCGGCCCGAACGTTGGGAAGAGAACGCCAAACACGGCTGGGAATATCTTCCCTTCAACGGGGGTCCGCGCATTTGTCTTGGCC AGCAATACGCCCTTACAGAAGCGAGCTACACGATGGTCCGGCTGATGCAGCGCTTTTCGAAGGTCGAA